The genomic window TACTTTCAACTATAATGATTAAATATTCATCGCTATTTCATAGGCATCCCATATCACACCCATGAAATTAGAAACTTGTTTTGCATCTCCAATAAGATGTACAGGGATGCCGCAATCTTTTATCTGCTCATAAAGCTTGTTGTCACTATTGTACCCCACTGCAGTTATAACAGTATCTGCTTCTATATCTTTAAGTCCATCTGCAGTTTTCACAGTAACACTACTCTCTGTAACCGCTGAATATTCACCAGCATGCAGGCTGGCAATCGTTTCAGCTGTTACTTCTGTATCAGATGTATCCTGATACCCAATTTTTCGAGCTGGAGCTTGTACCATTCAATCAGTTTCTTGTCACTCTCTTTGAAGTCTGGTGCTGCTGCCGCTATAAAACTCTCCACCAAGTTCCCCGCTTTTTTCGTACAGGCTAACATTATGTCCGCGCAGCGCACTCACACGAGCTGCCTCCATGCCCCCTATACCGCCGCCGATTACAACTACATTTTTCTTTTCTATTGCAGGTTTTATTTCATATGCTTTTTCACGGCACACAGCAGGATTTACTGCACAGCACATATCTTTGCCCTCAAAAATACATGCCAGGCAGCCGTTATGGCAGGCAATACACGGCGTATATTTTCAATGTCACCTTTTTCGACTTTAGCCGGCCAATCTGGATCTGCCAGTAATGGACGGGTAAGTCCAACTGCATCTATCTCTCCTCTTGCCGCCGCATCTGCGGCTGTATACGGATCATCCATACGTCCTGCACAAATAACAGGTATACTGACAAATTTCTTGATGTATTTATCGTCGTTAAGGTTACATGCTTTGGGCATATATACAGGGGGGAGCCCAGTACCATGAATCATAGGTCCCATTGTCTGCATCCAGTGCATCATAGCCTGCTTCTCCAAGGATTTCTCCAAGGATTTTAGCCACCTTCGCGCTCTCTTCAAGGTCCCGCCCAAATTCCTCAAATTCCTCGCCCGGAAGCACGCCTTTATTGAAGCCTTTCATATAACTGCGCACGCTATAGCGCACCGTAACGGGAAAATCTTTGCCGCATTTTGCTTTAATGGCCTAGCCTGGACTATTTCGCAGGGGAAACGCAGACGGTTTTCAAGACTGCCGCCATATTTGTCCGTACGTTTATTCGTACAGCTCATGGTGAACTGGTCGAGCAGATAACCTTCGTGCACAGCATGTATCTCGACACCGTCAAATCCCGCTTCCTTAGCAATTGCTGCACCACTGGCAAAACAATCTATATAGTGTTGTATTTCAGATATAGTCAGCGCACGGTGGCGAACGGCAGGATTCCAAACATTCGGCAAGTCATCCGAAGGCGCAATCGCTTCACCTTCGCATAGCCATTGAGGTGCAGTACGACCCGAGCCGGCAGTCAGCTGGATAAGTATTTTTGTATCGCATTGAAAATTGCACTAGTTATGCTATATTGGTTACAGAACAGTAATGGAGGAACTTAGATGAATATGAATGAAGCTACAACATCCGAAAGGATTATCGACTGCGCCCTTGAACTATTCAAGCAGAAGGGCTTCGATAATGTAACCGTAAACGATATTTGCGATGCAGCAAACATAACAAAGGGGACCTTTTATTATCATTTTAAATCAAAAGATGATTTGCTGGGAAAATTCTACACAAAGGTATATGATTTAAACAAGCAGAGCATTTCACGCCTGCTGTCTACAACCAATTTCTGGGAGCAAGTATGGATCATAGTAGGCGACTATGTGGATTATACTATCCAATACGGTCATGGAATCTTAAAGCAGGTGTTCAAGGCAAATTTAAATGAAAACAGAGGGACTTTTTCTTTATAAGATAGCTTCGTGCCGCAGCTGTTGCTTACTATAATCAAAAAAGCTCAAGAAGCCGGCCATGTCCATAATCAGTCCTCTCCTGAAAGCCTATATGAAGCCGCTTGCCATATTGTAATTGGAATTGCAGTGTTGTGGTGCATACATAATGGCGGTTTTGATGAGAAGTCTATTATACTAAGTAATTTAGAGGCACTCTTTGATGTGCCGCCCGAATTCAGTCTGATTAATACAGGGAAAAGTAAAAGCACAGGACCTTCAAGTCAAATCGAATAATCCGAGTCAAAAAGCTCCTTCTGCATTCGACGTGGGAGTATTAGCGCTCGTATCACAGTTTTACTGTGTTGGTTCGATACGGCAGAAGTATTTCTGATTTCGGCAGCATAGTTCTCCATCCTTTTCAGGATGTGATGGATTTTGGCTGAAGCCTTGTTCCACAACGTTTCGCACTATCCGTGCCCCAAATATGATTTGAGCGGCTCGCCGTAACGTTACGTAGTAAATAAGAATATATTTTGTGTTCATGGTTGCGGCGGCTGAACGCAGGCTTTTACAACATTTAGACCTTTGCCGACTACATATTCGATGAAAGCAAGTTCACGCAGGGACTTACACCGCAGGATCTGAAAGATTGCAAATATTTCTCGAAGAAAAGGAAAACCTGATCCTTTACGGCAACGTGGGAATCGGCAAAACCCATCTTGCCATAGCAATCGGGGTTGAGGCCTGCAAAAAAGGCTACAACGTAAAGTTTTTCCGTACTGCAGCACTGGTAAACCGGCTGGTAGAAGCCAGGAAAGGAGGTGAACTTTCTGGGGTACTGAAATGGCCCTCCAAACTGGATTTTTAAGTAATTTTCCATTAAAAATAGGCATTTCTTAAATCGTTCGCATATTTTTTACCCATCTTCTCTACTTTACTCACCAATAGGTCAAATGGGGTAAATGATTTTGTCAGGCATTTAATATCAGCCATATCAAAAGGAATTATATATTTACCACCAAAGTATTGGTATTCAATTTCTTTTAATGCAGTTTTTGTAAAACCAGAAGAACTAAAAACTACTGCTGATTTTATCCCCTTTGAATCCATAATTGGTATTAAGTTTCTTATTTCTGACACTTTAACTTTTCTTTTTTTATTTTTACATTCAACTAAAATTAATGGCCCCAATTCCCAAAGAATGCTCTCGTATGAAACATTGCTACAGTAAAGATCAACTTCTTCCCTTTCCTTTCTTGCCCTTCTTCCTGTAATAATTAAACCTGGTATTGTTCTAAAAAAATAATCTGCCAGCTCCTCCAATTTAATTCCTTTATTGTAAGTATCTGATGAACTCATTACTCCATTTAGTAATTTTCTAAACTTCTTCTCTTTAAAATGAACTGTATTAAGTCTTTCTTTAACTTTTTTTTGATAGTATTTCGATAATAATCTGTATATTGAAGGTAAATACGCATACCTACTCCTCAGTAGAAAAATAACATTCTTAGAAATACCTGTTTCCTCTTCACCAGCCAGGTAGCTTCTAATCTGAAAAATACTCTTCATAAAAACAGTTAATTGTTTTTCTTTTTCAATTATCCTATCTTTTACTTCAACGCATGGACTTATATACATAGCAATAAATTCACAAAAGTCAACATACAACTTTTCAATTATCGGATACTCAAATTCTGTGATCGGCAATGTAGCCAATGCGTATAACAATACATATTGCCACTCAACAAAAAGTTCTTGTTGCTCAAATAAATAGCCATATGAATAAACTGGATTATTTATTATGTCTTCCACTTCTCCAATACTCCATTGTCCTAGATAACTACTGTCGACCTTTCTAATAAACTTTTCAAATGAGTTATCAATAGGTAGAATCCATCCGCCTTCCAGTAACAATGTCCAATACCCCATCTCATTATCAGGTAATGCAGATAAAATTTTTCGTCCTATGAAGCTTTTTAAAATAAACGAACGGGTAAAACATTGATAACCCTTTAAGTGCGGTTGTTCACGATCAATCCAAAGATTTATAATGCT from Biomaibacter acetigenes includes these protein-coding regions:
- a CDS encoding NAD(P)-binding protein, with the protein product MCCAVNPAVCREKAYEIKPAIEKKNVVVIGGGIGGMEAARVSALRGHNVSLYEKSGELGGEFYSGSSTRLQRE
- a CDS encoding TetR/AcrR family transcriptional regulator; this encodes MNMNEATTSERIIDCALELFKQKGFDNVTVNDICDAANITKGTFYYHFKSKDDLLGKFYTKVYDLNKQSISRLLSTTNFWEQVWIIVGDYVDYTIQYGHGILKQVFKANLNENRGTFSL
- a CDS encoding ATP-binding protein codes for the protein MQIFLEEKENLILYGNVGIGKTHLAIAIGVEACKKGYNVKFFRTAALVNRLVEARKGGELSGVLKWPSKLDF
- a CDS encoding restriction endonuclease, producing the protein MFKHFEDTGLIFAVINSYINKKTNKCVFKVTDNLRYPFTDFSAEAFNFKLDLPDFDPCPKIFIIAGDSKRVHLLKEIWEEKIKSFFNNICEQDHSLENFINETQRYQYVSSEVFLNLFIHHLVKDKKIKCPQRLMFEKDDAVILVLYGSKSYHSKEESLIESIINLWIDREQPHLKGYQCFTRSFILKSFIGRKILSALPDNEMGYWTLLLEGGWILPIDNSFEKFIRKVDSSYLGQWSIGEVEDIINNPVYSYGYLFEQQELFVEWQYVLLYALATLPITEFEYPIIEKLYVDFCEFIAMYISPCVEVKDRIIEKEKQLTVFMKSIFQIRSYLAGEEETGISKNVIFLLRSRYAYLPSIYRLLSKYYQKKVKERLNTVHFKEKKFRKLLNGVMSSSDTYNKGIKLEELADYFFRTIPGLIITGRRARKEREEVDLYCSNVSYESILWELGPLILVECKNKKRKVKVSEIRNLIPIMDSKGIKSAVVFSSSGFTKTALKEIEYQYFGGKYIIPFDMADIKCLTKSFTPFDLLVSKVEKMGKKYANDLRNAYF